The Campylobacter concisus genome includes a region encoding these proteins:
- a CDS encoding plasmid mobilization relaxosome protein MobC: MLKNIKDKVLSTRITYQQYDKLSKIALELDMSRSEIISYLIDNGITNSEPIKKKELDPAILANFSRPFNNINQIAKKLNIAYKTSGNIDLEVILRAQEDLYKTQSVLTEILSLIRSRYDS, encoded by the coding sequence ATGCTAAAAAACATTAAGGATAAAGTGCTCTCCACAAGGATAACTTATCAACAATATGATAAGTTATCTAAAATAGCTCTAGAGTTAGATATGTCAAGATCAGAAATTATTTCCTATCTTATTGATAATGGAATTACAAACTCTGAACCCATAAAAAAGAAGGAGCTAGATCCAGCAATCCTTGCAAATTTTTCTAGACCTTTTAATAACATTAATCAAATAGCAAAGAAACTAAATATAGCTTATAAGACCAGTGGCAATATAGATTTAGAAGTGATACTGCGAGCACAAGAAGATTTGTACAAAACTCAATCAGTGCTAACTGAAATTTTAAGCCTAATAAGGAGTAGATATGATAGTTAA